Proteins co-encoded in one Chaetodon auriga isolate fChaAug3 chromosome 9, fChaAug3.hap1, whole genome shotgun sequence genomic window:
- the LOC143326134 gene encoding N-acetyllactosaminide beta-1,3-N-acetylglucosaminyltransferase 2, with product MARCYCRWRNVLICVCTPCICMALLFVYIGIMVCTTMSSTVNLDTMGLYGSEITHFVASGNLRNKTFAPLPKTFWDVNPNGDALWNRLQLSIDRHFNPILRPNNIKRRLETSTFHETLMRQSFSGVIDLAKWRNFDRLPHLMQEFVTHMQRRDYPALFQPDGICGAGAKDEKGPPLLLLAIKTTELNFKNRQAIRKTWGKVGWVAGQGRNSSGGEEGGGYVRRVFLLGKEYPEELSVNSSELLQMESKHYGDILQWDFKDTFFNLTLKDVLFWSWFSRVCGQTHFVLKGDDDVLVNTPKLITYLQEQLKKPQAQETIKDFMIGDVIGAAVPNRVNNSKYFVPDSFYKGFYPSYAGGGGVVYSGLLTKRLHIMSKRVHLFPIDDVYVGMCMIRLNAQPIHHPAFLTFDFPGKEEENVCSYHTVLLVHKRSPSQIVQLWADMEKTQTKCWNVPLRDPVTNGNKL from the coding sequence ATGGCACGGTGCTACTGTCGCTGGCGTAATGTGTTAATCTGTGTGTGCACCCCTTGCATCTGCATGGCCCTGCTGTTCGTCTATATCGGTATCATGGTGTGCACGACCATGAGTAGCACGGTAAACCTGGACACCATGGGGCTTTATGGATCGGAAATTACCCACTTTGTCGCCTCTGGAAATTTGAGAAACAAGACTTTTGCCCCACTCCCTAAAACTTTCTGGGATGTCAACCCGAATGGGGACGCTCTTTGGAACCGGCTCCAGCTGTCTATTGACCGCCATTTCAACCCCATCCTACGTCCCAACAACATCAAGAGGAGACTTGAAACTAGCACCTTTCATGAGACCCTCATGAGGCAAAGTTTCTCTGGAGTTATCGACTTGGCCAAGTGGAGAAACTTTGACAGGCTACCACATCTAATGCAAGAGTTtgtgacacacatgcaaaggAGGGACTACCCAGCCCTCTTCCAGCCAGATGGAATATGTGGAGCTGGGGCAAAAGATGAGAAGGGGCCCCCTCTGCTTCTCCTGGCCATCAAGACAACAGAGCTGAATTTCAAGAACCGGCAGGCCATTCGAAAGACTTGGGGCAAGGTGGGCTGGGTAGCAGGACAGGGGAGgaacagcagtggaggagaagaaggtggAGGATATGTCCGCAGGGTGTTTCTGCTAGGCAAAGAATACCCTGAGGAGCTGAGTGTGAATTCATCAGAGTTATTGCAGATGGAAAGTAAACATTATGGAGACATTCTGCAGTGGGACTTCAAGGACACATTTTTCAACCTCACCTTGAAAGATGTGCTCTTCTGGAGCTGGTTCTCACGCGTCTGCGGCCAGACTCACTTTGTCCTTAAGGGAGATGACGACGTCCTCGTCAACACCCCAAAACTGATAACCTACCTCCAAGAACAGCTAAAGAAGCCACAAGCACAAGAGACCATAAAAGATTTCATGATTGGAGATGTAATTGGTGCAGCTGTACCCAACCGAGTCAACAATTCCAAGTATTTTGTCCCAGACAGCTTCTACAAGGGCTTCTATCCTTCATATGCAGGCGGGGGAGGGGTGGTGTACTCAGGCCTGTTGACTAAACGTCTACACATTATGTCTAAAAGGGTTCACCTTTTCCCCATCGACGACGTTTACGTTGGGATGTGCATGATTCGGCTTAACGCTCAACCCATCCACCATCCTGCCTTTCTAACGTTTGACTTTCCtggaaaggaagaggagaatgtGTGTTCATACCACACAGTCCTATTGGTCCACAAACGAAGCCCCAGCCAGATAGTTCAACTGTGGGCTGACAtggaaaagacacaaacaaagtgTTGGAATGTGCCCCTGAGAGATCCAGTCACTAATGGAAACAAACTGTGA